The Phacochoerus africanus isolate WHEZ1 chromosome X, ROS_Pafr_v1, whole genome shotgun sequence genome has a segment encoding these proteins:
- the MAGEB3 gene encoding melanoma-associated antigen B3, with amino-acid sequence MPRGQKNKLNTPEKHHQAPRGTPGLKGAQAIATKKESFSSSPSPPCGILSQRKPGAKSHSTLKRPQRDLSTTTLSAGVSHTRSYKGANGKIGKEQSSSQAPLSIVQSQRDRLTKTTNILVEFLMHMYKRKKPVMKADMLKIINKKYKSRFIEILKRASFSMEVVFGIDLKEVDPTKHSYILVSKMGLPNNGTVSRGRGFPKTGLLMNLLGLIFMKGNCATEEKIWEFLNKMRVYAGKRHFIFGEPKKLITHDLVKLKYLEYRQVPNSNPARYEFLWGPRAHAETSKMRVLEFWAKINNTVPSAFQSWYEEALRDEAKRVQATVTARADTNAMARGCSSVLSSSSSHTY; translated from the coding sequence ATGCCTCGGGGTCAGAAGAATAAGCTCAATACCCCTGAGAAACACCACCAGGCCCCAAGAGGGACCCCGGGTCTGAAGGGTGCTCAGGCCATTGCAACCAAGAAAGAGTCATTCTCCTCTTCACCTTCACCTCCTTGTGGAATTCTGAGTCAGAGAAAGCCTGGTGCTAAGTCACACAGCACTCTCAAGAGGCCTCAGCGAGATCTGTCCACTACCACTCTGTCTGCAGGTGTTTCTCACACAAGATCATACAAAGGAGCCAATGGCAAAATTGGGAAAGAGCAAAGCTCCTCTCAGGCCCCTCTCTCCATTGTGCAGTCTCAAAGAGACCGTCTAACCAAAACAACGAATATATTGGTGGAGTTCCTGATGCACATGTATAAAAGGAAAAAGCCCGTGATGAAGGCAGATATGCTGAAGATTAttaataaaaagtacaaaagtcGATTCATTGAGATCCTCAAAAGAGCTTCTTTCAGCATGGAGGTAGTATTTGGCATTGATTTAAAGGAAGTCGACCCTACCAAGCATTCTTACATCCTTGTCAGCAAAATGGGCCTCCCCAACAATGGGACAGTCAGTCGTGGCAGGGGGTTTCCCAAGACAGGTCTCCTGATGAATCTCCTGGGTCTGATCTTCATGAAGGGCAACTGTGCCACTGAAGAAAAGATCTGGGAATTCCTGAATAAGATGAGGGTCTACGCTGGGAAGAGGCACTTCATATTTGGGGAGCCCAAGAAGCTCATCACCCATGATTTGGTGAAGCTGAAGTATTTGGAATACCGGCAAGTGCCCAACAGCAATCCAGCACGCTATGAGTTCCTGTGGGGTCCAAGAGCCCATGCTGAGACCAGCAAGATGAGAGTCCTGGAGTTTTGGGCCAAGATTAACAATACGGTCCCCAGTGCCTTCCAGTCTTGGTATGAAGAGGCTTTGAGAGATGAGGCAAAGAGAGTCCAAGCCACAGTTACCGCAAGGGCTGACACCAATGCCATGGCCAGGGGATGTTCCAGTGTTCTATCCAGCAGCTCCTCCCACACCTACTGA